The DNA window GCGCGTCGTAACGTAGTGCCAGTTCAAGCGTCTCTCTTTGCCAAACTATCTGCGAGCTCACCCCATACTGAAAGGCATCGAGGTCGGTTTGCATCTGCTGAGAGTCGCTAAGACGAGCGTCGATTTGTTGCCCCATCCATTGCGCTTCAATGCCAAATTGTTGCCACTGCCATTGAGCGCCGAGAGCAACCAAGGTGGTGGTGCCATCAAAGATAATCGTGCTGCTCGTGGTGGTATGGTTATGACCTTGGTTGGTTTGTGCGCCGCGTTGGGTTGCATCGAAATGGGCCAGCGAGCCGACAACTCGCCACGAATGCGCTTGTTTAAAACCTTGCCACTGATAGCTCAAGCCAAGCGCAGCGGGTGTACTTTCGCTTGCATCTGCTTGGGCGGGGTAACCATTGCCGCGTCCAACCCAAACGGTAAGATCATGCATACCATAGGCGTAGGTGAGCTTGATGCTGTCGTCTTGATACTGGTTGGCAAGAAATGCTTGTTGTGGCAACGATGCATCGACAAATCGCCAGTCGTGCTCATGCACGTCATTGTATAAACCAATGGGCGACAGTTGACGGCCTAAACGTAAGGTCCAGTTTTGTCCGATGTGGGGCTGTAGCCAGAGCTCTTCGACCTCGACATTCTCTCCGTGGTGGCTACCGAGGGTGATTTTCCCGGCGACAACTTGCGGCCAAATGGCTAGTAGCCCTAGCTCACCGTGCATCAACTGCACGCCTTGCTCTTGGTGCGCCGCATCTGCGCTGGTCAAAATACCCGGAATAGCAAATTGCTGATCGCGACTTTGGTGGTAGTAGCCGAGTTGGGCGAAACACGTTGCTTTTTACTTCAATGTTTGGCTCATGGCTCGGGTTGGCATAGGCAATATGGCTAGAGAGCAAACTAACTGCCGTGAGTGTGAAAGCGTGTTTCATTGGTTATCCTCCGGCAAAAACGGGTTGGCATAGCGCGGGTTGCGAACAAAGGCTTCATCATTGAGTGCCCCCAAAAAGGCCAGTACGTCCTCCTTCTCTTGCGGGCTTAAAGTAAAGCCATTGACAAACTCACTTTTGTTGGGGTTGAGTCGCCCATCGCCTTGGTAGAAACCGCTTTCGATATGACGGCCGCCTGCGGCGTAAAAATCCAGCACTTCAGAGAGTGTGGCGATGCTGCCGTCGTGCATGTATGGCGCGGTATAAGCGAGATTGCGTAGCGTGGGTGGGCGAAATTTGCCTTTGTCTGCTGCGTTTGCTGTCACTGTATACAGGCCATTATCTTGCGCTGGGTAGCTGCCTTGCTCATCTAAGTTGTAAAGGCCGGTGTTAAAAAACGGACGACTGACAAATACCGTATCGGCGTGCAAGGTCGAATCGCTGAAGTTAAAGCCGCTGTGACAATGAAAGCACTCCATCTTTTCGCTGTTGAACAGTGCTTGACCGCGTAGCGCCGCACTGCTCATCGTACCTTGATCAAAATCGCTCTCTTTAGAAATCAAGGCGCGGTTAAACACCGCCAGCGCTTTGATGATGTTGGGCAAAGTCACGGGTTGCTGCTCGTTCGGAAACGCTTGGTTAAACAGCGCCTGATATCGGGGATCTTGCTCAAAGCGTTGCAAAATCTCGTCACGGTTCGCATCGTTAATCCCCATCTCAACCGGAAATTCCCCAAACAGTGGGATCACCAGTTGTTGCTCTATGGTGTGCAACACCGGATTAGCCCAAGTGTAGGAGGCGTTGTAAGCCACATTGGTTAACGTTTGCGAGTTGCGGTGTAGCACCTCGCCGGTTGAACCAGTCGGAACCGCCAGCCCATCGGTAAATGCGAGCGCCTGCTGATGGCAAGATTCACACGCAAAGGTCTGATTGCCCGATAAACGCTTGTCGTAGAAAAGGTGTCGTCCCAGCTGGAATTTTTCTTCGCTGGCCGGGTTATCGTTTGGCTCTCTCGGCATGGGAAGAGAGCCCGTTTGAAAATCAAATCCACTGAGGTTGGTTGAACCCGCCGCAGTGACGTCGTAGCTTGATTCGCCGTCACAGCCCGTTACTGATGTCAGCGCGAGCAGTGTCAGCAAACCACTTTTGAGGTTTGCTGACATCGGTATTACTCCACACTCACCCAAGATTGTGAAGTTGAGCAGTTGCCTGCAAAGCACTGACCCGTGGTGAGATCCAACCCTAAGTTATCAAACACGCCTTGGCAATCAGGGTCGCTATTCGCCGACATACAGCCCAATGGCGTTGCGTCCGTATTTTTAGAGATGTCGCTGTTGGCGACCAGTTTTTGATAATCGAGCACCACTTTGCTGGTGGCTAGATTGAAGTTATCCAACTGATATTGTGGACGGTTCGGGCGAGAGCCTGAGCAGTCGACGACTTCTGCGTTGGCATCGGTCACTTCACAGCCTGTGGTGCCAAGGTGGATGTTCCAACCCGCCACATCCATGCGCAAATGTTTGTGCCCTTTTTGCCAGCTCCAGTTCATCCCCGTGACATCAAGAGGAGAGACAGCATCATCGCCATCAATACCGTAGTGGTTGAGCTCTGCTGGCACGCCGAGGGTAAAACGAAGACTGGTGTATTTACCCTGTGGAACCTTGCCGCGAATGGTATGGTTGGTGTCTGGATTGCCGTTCGCACAGCTGCCCGTGCCCGTTTCGAAATCCAGCAGGGCAACATTTTGATACTGCCATTTGCCGTCTTGGGTAAGTTCGACGGATACCGCTTCACCTTGTTCGTTGATCAGCGCAACTTCCGAGATATACATACGCACATCGCTAAAAGTGGGTTGGCTGTTGGCTGTGCCTACCACGCTGTTGTTCATCGCTTCGCAGCGAATTTCTTCATTGCCGACTCGTGCCGAAAACTGAATTGCTACCTCTTGGCTGGTTTTGCTATCGGTGTTACTTGCCCCCGAACTGCTGTTGTCACTGCCGCCACATGCGGCCAATAAGCTACAAAGAGTGATAGAGACAAGTGTTTTAGCGCTTAATGATGGGTTAAACATGATTCTTCCTTCTGAATTTTTAGTCAGCGCGCGCCGTTTAACAGATAGCATTAACGGATAGCAAACAGCACGAGCTCACCATCCCGTTAAGGGTGGCGTTTTTTTAATGTTGAGCGTGAATGACTCGGCTGAGCCGATGGCTCAGAGATCAGGCGAAGAAAGAATGTGGTGGAGATTGTTTCGGGGCGATGGAGAGATACACCTTTTGTAAACAAAGAAGGTGTTGATAGAAGATAGGTGTTGGGGCGGGGCGAGATAGCCACGCCAAGATGATGGCTAAGCAGAGAACAGCCAGGCTTAAAGAAAACTGGCATGCTTTGAGCAGTGGGCAGTGAAACTTCAGATTCTCATGGCCGCTGTCCGCATCCGATGCTTCAAGGTTATTGGCTTCAATCAGTTCACTGATATCCACCCACTTAAAGCCTTGTGCGGTACACAGCAGCACTTTGCCGCCTTGGCTGTCTGATAGCCAGTTTTGTCGATTAACTTGAGAAGGGTTGAGCGCCATGGTCGCCAACAGATAAATCTGAAACAACAAAGCAATAATGACGTAAAACGCCACTGCTGTTTGTTTGGTTTGCGGATTTATGCGTAGGTTCATTGCAACATTGGATTAACCGAAATTGGCGCAGATACTAACAAATAACCGCTAGAGATGTAATGCTATTTTTACTGGTTGGTATAATTTATGTGATTATTATTGTGTTTGATTATGAGAGGTTGGCTGGATATGCGTAATGTGTTGGCTAAAGTCAGTCGACAAGAAGTGGGTAAAACAAACAGGCATGCACGGCGAGTGGCACACCACTCGCCGCGGGAAAGAGGATTTATTGCTGCTCAGCGAGCATCACACCACGTTGGGTTAGGCCGCAAAGCATCACCGGCATGGCATTAAAGATCTCAGCAAACTGCTCAAGCCCTTCAAAGCCCTGTTCGCTCAATGTCGCAATGGTGGTTTCTGGGTCGTAAAGCATCGTTAAAGAGAGCAACACTCCGCCGAGCAGCGCATTTTCCTCACTCTCTTCTGGCATCAAGGTTTCCCAATCATCGCGCGCCAGTTGCCAGCCTTGCAGTACACCTTCACAAAAATCACGAGTAGCTTGGTTAACAATTTCTGCGTCATCTAACTTACAGTTTTCTGGCCACTGCCAAGAGCCATCAAGCAGCGCTGGGCGTGCCTGATTCCACAGTTGCACTACTGCGTCAATGTAGGCTTCAAGCTGTTCACCGTCGGAAAAAGGTGCAGTTTCTTCACCTCCCCATAAGAAAGGTAGCCATTCATGTGGGTCGAGGATGTTGGGCGCCGCCGCCATTGAAGTGACAAAGCCTTGCGTTTTAGCAAGATTGAGCAACTTACCGTCTAATTCCTCAAGGGAAAGAATGTCAAATAACGTCAAAATAGAATACCTTGGATGTTAAGGGCGAGTGAATGGGGGGATCTTACCAATCTCGGCCGCCATTAAAAAGGGCAGAGCGCCAGTTTCAGTGATTGTCGCTCTTTTCCTCTGTGTCGTTGTTGCTAAGAAAAGTAAGTCATTGATCCCCGTACCTTGAGAGGTGCTGGGTATGGTAATACACTAAAGTGAGCTAACAGGGAACGCTATCATCATATGGAAATTCGCTCATCACTTCGCAACAAAAGCATTCTCGCCTTGAGTCTGTACCTCTGTTTTTTTCTCGCTATCATCGGCAGCGTCACCTATTTCGTGGTTGAGCCTTTAGTTCGCAGCAAAATCGAGCAGAATTTGGATTTGAGAACCGAGCTGCTTGCCGCACACATTGAAGAGCCGCTCAATAGCTCGCTCGGGTTACTCGACAGCCTCGTCGGCTTCGCTCAAGGCAACCCCCCTCAAGCGCAACTTTCCCGTGGTGTTGCCAATCTCATCGCCGCCAGCAGCAAGATTATCGCCAGTGGTGGGCTTTGGCCTGAGCCGGAACTCAATCAAGCGAAACCTGTCTATCGAAGCTTGTTTTTTAATAAAACCAAGCAAGGTGAAGTAAGGCAGGTACACCTTTATAACAACCCGGAATCCCAAGGGTATCATCTTCAGCCTTGGTATCAGTCCGTTGCCAATCAACCTTCAGGTCAGCTAAGTTGGTCGCAGGTGTACATCGACCCTTATACGCAAGTGCAGATGATCACCGCATCCAAACCTTATTACCTTGATGGGCAGTTTGCTGGAGTGGCTGCGGTTGATCTCTCCTTGCAAGCACTGTTTGATTTTATTCGCAAGCATACTGAGATTTACCAACTTGGGGTCACCATCAGCGCATTAAATGGCGGCTTGATCACCGAGCATAACTACAGTCTTGTTCGGGGGCGTTATGTGAGCCAGATTGAACTCAGCGATTTTCATTGGCAGATGAAAGTAGTCAATGCTCGCCAGCGAATAAGTGACGAAGTATTCGACAAAGTGCTACGGGTGGAATGGGGCATTTTGCCTTTCTTACTCATCTGCGTTTTGGCGGGTTACTACTTACTTAATCGCTATTTGATTGCACCAATCATCACGATTGCGCAAAGCGTGGACAACTCAAAAACCGGCGGGATCGTTGATATCGATTATCAAAGCGATGACGAGATCAAACATCTGATTGATGCGTTTAACGAGAAAACCGTCTATCTGGAGGCAGAAAAA is part of the Vibrio cidicii genome and encodes:
- a CDS encoding YecA family protein, encoding MTLFDILSLEELDGKLLNLAKTQGFVTSMAAAPNILDPHEWLPFLWGGEETAPFSDGEQLEAYIDAVVQLWNQARPALLDGSWQWPENCKLDDAEIVNQATRDFCEGVLQGWQLARDDWETLMPEESEENALLGGVLLSLTMLYDPETTIATLSEQGFEGLEQFAEIFNAMPVMLCGLTQRGVMLAEQQ
- a CDS encoding MbnP family copper-binding protein → MFNPSLSAKTLVSITLCSLLAACGGSDNSSSGASNTDSKTSQEVAIQFSARVGNEEIRCEAMNNSVVGTANSQPTFSDVRMYISEVALINEQGEAVSVELTQDGKWQYQNVALLDFETGTGSCANGNPDTNHTIRGKVPQGKYTSLRFTLGVPAELNHYGIDGDDAVSPLDVTGMNWSWQKGHKHLRMDVAGWNIHLGTTGCEVTDANAEVVDCSGSRPNRPQYQLDNFNLATSKVVLDYQKLVANSDISKNTDATPLGCMSANSDPDCQGVFDNLGLDLTTGQCFAGNCSTSQSWVSVE
- a CDS encoding methanobactin export MATE transporter MbnM produces the protein MSANLKSGLLTLLALTSVTGCDGESSYDVTAAGSTNLSGFDFQTGSLPMPREPNDNPASEEKFQLGRHLFYDKRLSGNQTFACESCHQQALAFTDGLAVPTGSTGEVLHRNSQTLTNVAYNASYTWANPVLHTIEQQLVIPLFGEFPVEMGINDANRDEILQRFEQDPRYQALFNQAFPNEQQPVTLPNIIKALAVFNRALISKESDFDQGTMSSAALRGQALFNSEKMECFHCHSGFNFSDSTLHADTVFVSRPFFNTGLYNLDEQGSYPAQDNGLYTVTANAADKGKFRPPTLRNLAYTAPYMHDGSIATLSEVLDFYAAGGRHIESGFYQGDGRLNPNKSEFVNGFTLSPQEKEDVLAFLGALNDEAFVRNPRYANPFLPEDNQ
- a CDS encoding porin; translated protein: MTSADAAHQEQGVQLMHGELGLLAIWPQVVAGKITLGSHHGENVEVEELWLQPHIGQNWTLRLGRQLSPIGLYNDVHEHDWRFVDASLPQQAFLANQYQDDSIKLTYAYGMHDLTVWVGRGNGYPAQADASESTPAALGLSYQWQGFKQAHSWRVVGSLAHFDATQRGAQTNQGHNHTTTSSTIIFDGTTTLVALGAQWQWQQFGIEAQWMGQQIDARLSDSQQMQTDLDAFQYGVSSQIVWQRETLELALRYDALISDNQVSKESSEFSQALNAEGLRPQRISAVLNWHFAQAQTLRLQGNYEEITHLSQNAFWLVYQGNLNW